AAAAAAAAAATATCTTTGTTATGCCAATTTAGATCATTATAGTTTATGCTTCTTAGAAATGATGAATTTGTAAACATATAGTTTCTTGGTATTTTTCCAATCTAACAAAATGCAATTAGATACCTCTAATCCCGCAAAAAATAAAAAGACTAGATAGTTGTAAGATACTGAGTCAACAAATAAGGTATCTTGTCCACATACGAGTGGCAATGTAGAGTAGCCCAACAACATACAACCACATACAGGCTCTGCTCTGTGGCCAGAATTGAAGTTAGTGGTTGATTATTAGTGGCCCGAGCGTGAGAATTATTGGTCGATCTTATCGTACCCTACCCCGCTGCCTTGCCTGCTATGAGAATCAATGATCGATCTTATCTAGCAAGAcatatttcagattttttttaggcTAAAATTACAAGATTTTGCAATGCATTTTTGTTTGTAGGAGTCTCATAGTTTACGTTTCTTTGCAAGGATATCCCACCACGTCTTCATCGCGTATTCACTAATTTATCAGTCGAACGTGGTTGATCGGCCCATTCCGTCTATTTATGAGAGCAGACCTGGTCACATGGTCCTGCGTAGTAATGAAGAAGATAATGGAAATTTGTGGCGTGCCATGCAGCATAATTCAAACGATGATCAATGAGTGAGTACAATGGCGTTGCACGCACCTTTCTCCAGGCCCATTCTGCACCGATTTTCCACACACACGATTGATCTAGTTTTAAGGCACACCACGACTTTTCTCCACAGAAGGCCTATAAATGGCGGAACTTGGTGCCATAATCTATCAGGCACCACCCAAGATCGATCATGAAGCCATACATGCCCACGGTACTGAGACCCCCTAGGGTGGTGGCCATCCTGGCCGTGGTCCTGGCGGCGGCGCTCGCCACAGCCGTGAACGCTCAGCAGTGCGGCTCCCAGGCTGGTGGCGCGACGTGCGCAAACTGTCTCTGCTGCAGCAAATTCGGGTACTGCGGCAGCGGCGACGCCTACTGCGGTGCCGGCTGTCAGAGCCAGTGCAGCGGCTGCGGCCCCACCCCTCCCGGCCCCAGCCCCGGCGGGGGCGTGTCGTCCATCATCTCCAGGGACCTCTTCGAGCGGCTCCTTCTTCACCGCAATGACTGCCAAGAGGCCCGCGGGTTCTACACGTacgacgccttcctcgccgccgccgccgcgttcccGTCATTCGGCACCACGGGGAGCACGGAGACGCGGAAGCGGGAGGTGGCGGCCTTCCTGGGGCAAACTTCCCACGAGACCACTGGCGGGTGGCCCGCGGCGCCCGACGGACCGTACGCCTGGGGCTACTGCTTCAAGCAGGAGCAGGGCTCGCCGGGAAGCTACTGCGAGCCAAAGCCGGAGTGGCCGTGCGCGTCGGGCAAGAAATACTACGGTCGCGGCCCCATCCAGCTCTCATGGAACTACAACTATGGCCCCGCGGGGCGTGCCATCGGGGTGGACCTGCTCAACAACCCGGACCTGGTCGCCGCGGACGCGACGGTGTCGTTTAAGACGGCGTTATGGTTTTGGATGACGGCTCAGGCGAACAAGCCGTCGTCCCATGCCGTGATCACAGGCCAATGGACCCCGTCGGGCACGGACAACGCTGCTGGTCGGGTGCCTGGGTACGGTGTCATCACCAACATAATCAACGGCGGGCTCGAGTGCGGTAGGGGGCAGGATGACCGTGTTGCTAACCGGATCGGGTTCTACAAGCGCTACTGCGATGTCCTCGGCGTTGGCTATGGTAACAACCTCGACTGCTACAACCAGAGGCCGTTTAACAGTGGGCTCTCGATGGGGCTTGCCACTGAGTGACAACATACTAAGACTGTGAGCGAGTCCTCCATGCATGGATGTATGAATGTGATCACCCATAAATAAGCTTGAGAAGTACTGTTTGGGTAAATTTCCCATTGTTGTGTGAGTATCTCTCGACTCGGTGTAGAGGTTGAGAATGTTGCATCTTTATTAAAAGGActttgctacacctacgtaatttAGCTACGTAAGCTTATGTACTAGCTGATTTGGCCTATTTTCGTTGGATGACAAATTAGGCCCAGGCCCACATCGTGAAAATcggaggggaggggggagggggacgaGACttgccgtaggatgaagtgggagcacggatgggagcatggggagggagcaggcaagccggatccgggGGAGGGGGCTGATTAGTTTAGAAAGGAAATTATGTAGATAGATTGCGTAGGTCTAGCATTATTGTTATTAAAAACATGTCCTTCTGTGTTCTTGATACGAGGCACACTTGACCCAAGATTGATTACCGTCATAATATGTGGATCTTGAGCATGTTTCGTGTTGGATAGATAGATATACATCCATGCTTACAGTTTATTTTTGACCTTGGAAGTAACTTTTGCCAAGCGGAATTGAGGGGTAGAAAGTtgaattttatgataaatatgggGTCAACACAAGTTCCTCATCTTCTATTTTTACTTGGAGACACCAAGCGTCACCAAGAAGGGGTTGGAGCTGGATGGTTTTATTTTGAGATGACACCGGCATCATTGTCGGTGCGACGTCACCGCAATCCtaaaacctactccctccgttcttaaaacAGTGTACTTTCAACTtcgttggagggtcaaactatctcaaaatttgaccgagtttgtgcaaaaatatatcaatgtttgtgaaatCAAATAGATATATGATGAAGATATATtttcatgaatctaatgctactaatttgatggcccAAATGTTGGTGTATTATTGTATAAATCCTGTCAAACATAaaaaaagtttgacttttcaaCAAAGTTTGAAGTACACTTTTTcaaagacggagggagtactacacaaaGAATGAGAGACGAGAATCCCTTCCCGTCTACCTCACAGCACAGGGCAACAGTCGGATCCGAAGGGGCGAGGAGATTGATCTGGCGTGGCGGCTATGATCTTGTTTGTAAGGAAACAAGAAGTCGAGGGTGATGGCTGCAAATTGTTAGGGACTTGATTGCAAGATTATGTTGTTTGTGAGGATGCAAAAAGAATTGTTTGTATGAGAAAGCGGTCGAGGTTGATGCATGTACGTACACCGGTACGGTTGAACACTCGAACTTGAACAGCAGCAGAATTAGCTAGCGTGTAGTGTGAGCACTTGAACATGTATggtcaaatacatgattaacattatttttaatatattttttaatgtCTACTTTTCTCCATACACATTTTTCATTTttatatacatcaggaacatttttttatacatgttagcATTATTTCAAATATATATTTTGATGTCTATTTTTCTCATGTAAAGTTTATATTTTTGTACATTGCCTTAACATTTTTCAAATCATGGATTTTTACTTCTTTAAATAATTTTTAAGTTTTGAAATATATGTGTTTCAAACTTGATCATAATTTTgaaatttaattatgattttcaaaataTAAACAAAATGGGAAAAATGTGCATGACATCATCATTACGTCAGCCAAACAAAAGGTACTGGGCCAGACCACTAACCGGCTACCCGAGGGGAGGCCCACTACTGTGTAGGAGATCTCCTAGTCGGTGCCtatagtgtgtgttgaagaacTTTGTTAGTGTGGGCATGTCTATTTAGATACGGAAGATAGGCAAAATAAGCAAAGTAAACATTGCCTCCTCTTCCATTCCATTATTTATACAAGGAGAAATGATGTTAGTCAACTGCTAACATTTCTAGAGACAAGCATAGATAGAGCAAGAAAAGGGAGCAAAATATAGCACAATTATGTTTAGTAAGGCAAGCAACATGCATGTCTACTTCTCTCTCTGAAGCCACCGCACCATCCAATCTTTCTGACCCGTTGATGTTTTGAGAAGGCGCCTTCCTTGGAGAAACTCGCTGCTCGACAACTAGGACTGGCCATATGACAGGCAAACATGATAGCCGACTTGGGTCCCAAGCGGGGGAGGGtgcaaaatataaaaaatatactAGTAACCACTATACTATTATCCATTACATCCAAAGAATACCAAAGATATTAAAAAAAACTCTATTCGCAAGGGCAACTCTACACAACTGACTAATATCATGTATTAGTAAAAACAACCCAATTTGACCGTGATAGTTTTGTTGTGAGAGACTCGCAGGAGATCTTGTATAAAGCCTATGAATAATCAAATTGTATGCACACAAAAGTAAGTTTGGCACCCTTTTTATGTTAGTCGTCGATTATTTTAAGAGATGTATTTTAATTCCAAGTAAAAACATGCACATGTAGTCAACATATCACTAATCCCAAAATTCAAGACCTATGTACCAATGGCACAATTTATATCCTTGAAGTTTCCATAAATATAATTAACCAATAGAAACTGCAA
This portion of the Triticum aestivum cultivar Chinese Spring unplaced genomic scaffold, IWGSC CS RefSeq v2.1 scaffold84008, whole genome shotgun sequence genome encodes:
- the LOC123175793 gene encoding 26 kDa endochitinase 1; the protein is MKPYMPTVLRPPRVVAILAVVLAAALATAVNAQQCGSQAGGATCANCLCCSKFGYCGSGDAYCGAGCQSQCSGCGPTPPGPSPGGGVSSIISRDLFERLLLHRNDCQEARGFYTYDAFLAAAAAFPSFGTTGSTETRKREVAAFLGQTSHETTGGWPAAPDGPYAWGYCFKQEQGSPGSYCEPKPEWPCASGKKYYGRGPIQLSWNYNYGPAGRAIGVDLLNNPDLVAADATVSFKTALWFWMTAQANKPSSHAVITGQWTPSGTDNAAGRVPGYGVITNIINGGLECGRGQDDRVANRIGFYKRYCDVLGVGYGNNLDCYNQRPFNSGLSMGLATE